One Planktothrix tepida PCC 9214 genomic window, TGGGGATACAGACCCACTCGGAGGTTTCCCTGTTCCGAAATACCGATAATCACACCTTGTTGATCCGCAATCGAGATCGGCTTGCCGATACAAGTTAACAGGTGGGTATAATCCGTTAAGACTTTGTTAATAGTAGCACTGGATAATTGTTGAATGCCTAAATCTAATCCCTGTAAAATTAATGCCGCTAAAAATTCTAGGGATTGAATCGAAGAGATTGTTGCAGAATCAGCAAAAAACGTTTGTAAATTAATCCCGATTTCAGGAACAGGGTTACTCCAGTTAATGCCAACTCCGATTACCGCCTGAGTAATATAATGCTGAGAAATTTTGGTTTCGGTGAGAATTCCCCCCAATTTGCGCTGATTTAAAATTAAATCATTGGGCCATTTGAGTTGAACCGGACAACCGCGATCGCGCAAAATTGTTGCTATACCCCACGCAGAACATAACGTTAATTGCGCTTGTTGAGCCACAGAAAGCTTGAGATCCAAGGTTTTTGATAAAAATAACCCCCCCTGACTCGACTGCCATTGTCGGCCCCACTGTCCCCGTCCAGCCGTTTGTTGTCCAGAGATGACAACGGTTCCTGCTGGTTCACCTTGTTCTAACAGTTCCCAAGC contains:
- a CDS encoding biotin--[acetyl-CoA-carboxylase] ligase, yielding MTLNLSRLQSALQTLMETHHGTSLLPTIHYFDTLASTNQTAWELLEQGEPAGTVVISGQQTAGRGQWGRQWQSSQGGLFLSKTLDLKLSVAQQAQLTLCSAWGIATILRDRGCPVQLKWPNDLILNQRKLGGILTETKISQHYITQAVIGVGINWSNPVPEIGINLQTFFADSATISSIQSLEFLAALILQGLDLGIQQLSSATINKVLTDYTHLLTCIGKPISIADQQGVIIGISEQGNLRVGLYPQTEIGFSQEIDLKPGTISVGYS